The window TATACAAAGTAGATGCTTGTTGAATTTGTACGAACAAGAGAAACAGGCAAATTGGCCTTTTGTTTCTTCGAGTTATGTTGTTTCGGAAacaattctttttcttgtttggtaTTAGCAAGAAGACTAGAACTCATGTCGGTCTTGGTTGTTCTGTTTTCTAATATGTGGAGAAATATTGcctatcttttcatagttttGGAACATACATGCTATATTTGTGTAGCAAAGAAGGAACTTAGTTTGCTTGTCACTCCCTTGGCTGACCATAATGTTTCTCAAACTATGCGTTGTTTTCGTCAAAGATTCATCTGAAAATATCTAGTTTCATTAATTTGAGGGCatctgcttgctgaattgctaaaGGAAGGCTTTCGATTGATCTTAGATAAAGTCGTCAACTTTCACATGAAGAATTTGTTGGATTAGATCTTCGGTTGGGTTATGATCTGATTCTAATTTGTTTGCAAGGATTGTGTCCGATTCGAATTTGTGTTCTTCATGTGAGAAAATTCTTAGCTTAAGATCTCCAGACTGCAGCGGTAAAGCTTGCTGGTTGTCTGTAACATCGGTCTAATAAATATTTTCTTCCTCTGTCTGTATCCTTTGTATGCCAAGTGAGGTGCTTGCTTGGTACATGTAGATAATCCAACTTGAATTGTACAGCTTTTGTTGCTTGTTAACATAGACAAAGAGCATATTAATGCCATTCATAAATGTATTTCTTCTTGTTTACACTCATGGAGCATGCTCACTTATATTGGTTGTGAAATATCTCATTCGAATTTCTCTGAAATGAATCTAATAAATGTGTCTTAAATGTCACAATTGAGAATAGATTCTGTTCCTAAGTTGAGAAAGTTCATCATTTTCTCATGATATTACTTCCATCATATGTTTGGTGAATAATAATATCTTCCAACAGCATGGCATAATTGAAGATCAATAATATGTTTGAAGTTATTTTTTGTTGTTTAGACATGCCACTATCTGAACTTTTTTTCTCATGCTCTTGCTCTTTCAGGGAATATTGCATCTGTCATTTGACACTGAGGATATTAATCTGATTGCCTGTGCTGCTAGTAGTGATGGGGGGTCTATTAATGGAAGGCATGGTGTACCCTGGAGGTCCAAATTATGTGCAACTTTTCCCCTCAAATGATGAAAAAAATCTTTGTTATGGTAGCCTCCATCAGCCTTCAATGGGTGAATGCATAATGGGAGAGGGAGATCTGGTAGATCCTCCTCCTGAAAAATTTGCAGAGGTTGGTGATGAAGAGAGTGACGAAGATATTGACATAGAAGAACTCGAACGACGTATGTGGAGGGACCGGGTGCGCTTGAAGCGTTTAAAGGAGCAACAACAGAACAAAAACAAGGAGCAAGGTGATGCAGCAAAGCAGTGGCAGTCACAAGAGCAAGCCCGCCGAAAGAAGATGTCTCGTGCACAGGATGGCATCCTTAAATACATGCTGAAAATGATGGAGGTGTGCAAGGCTCAGGGATTCGTTTATGGTATTATTCCAGAGAAGGGCAAGCCGGTTAGTGGTGCCTCTGATAACCTTAGAGGTTGGTGGAAAGAAAAGGTCAGGTTTGACAGGAACGGGCCTGCTGCTATCGCCAAGTACCAGGCCGATAACACCATCCCTGGATCTAACAATGAAGTGGTCTCTAGTACTGTGAGTCCTCATTCCTTGCAGGAGCTTCAGGACACCACATTGGGATCTCTTCTGTCAGCTCTTATGCAGCACTGTGACCCACCGCAGCGGAGGTTCCCCCTGGAGAAGGGAGTTGCACCACCATGGTGGCCTACCGGGAGGGAGGAGTGGTGGCCTCAATCGGGCATTCCAAACGAACAAGGTCCGCCACCTTACAAGAAACCCCATGATCTGAAAAAGGCTTGGAAAGTTAGTGTCTTGACTGCAGTCATCAAGCATATCTCTCCTGATATTGAAAAGATTCGTCGGCTGGTTAGGCAGTCCAAATGCCTTCAAGACAAGATGACTGCCAAGGAGATTGCAACGTGGCTTGCTGTTGTAAAGCAGGAAGAGGACATGTACATGAAGCTGCACCCTGATACCTGCCTTCCCCCATCCTCTGGGAGTGGCCTCACAGGAGCCATCTCCTTCAACACCAGCTGTGGTGATTATGATGTAGAAGGTGTTGATGAAGACAAGAGCGAGGATGTGATTCTTCACAATCCTCCTGCTGATGGTAACACTTTTAGCCTGAGTGCAACTGTTGGGAATGAAAAATTTGTTCTGTCCATACCGATGAAGGATGAGACTGATTGTGCCTTCATTCAAAAGAGAACTGCTGCTGAGCCAGAACTGTTGTTGAACCAGCGCATTTACACCTGCGATAATGCAAAGTGTCCACATCATGATTTTTGCCATGGATTTACAGACAGGAATGCCAGAAACAGTCACCAGTACCTCTGTAAGTATCAGAATACATTTCCTCAATCTATTGGTGCGCTGTCAGCTGAGAACTTCCCGGTGAATGAGAACAAGCCCCCGGTTCTCTCTACGTCATCAACCGCTCAACCGACTCCAACTTCACTTGGTCCAAGCCTCAATCCTATTAGTGTCTCTGATTTGGGTATTCCTTCTGATGGGCAAAAGTCAATCAATGAGTTGATGGGTTTCTACGACAACAACATTAGTGGTGACAAGAGCTTGACTCTAGGAAGTGCTTCCGTGTTGGAAGGTTCAAATTCTTTCCAGAGCAGAATTCAGATGGAAGACACCTTCTTTGGGCAGGAGACAGGAATGGGTGGTAGTCTCTTCGAAGAAGTGGGCAGCTTGGTTCAGCAACCACAGTTCTTCGTCCGTGAGGACATGATGCCATTTGGGCAACAATTCAGCAATCAACCCAATGAATCAAGTGGTGGCTTCAGGTTCACGTCTGGATTAAACATACCTGCTGTGGATTACTCTAATGCTGCATCACAGAGGGGCATGCTGCAGAAGAAGCACGATGGATCCAACTGGTTCTACTGAAATGAGCGGTCATCATCTGATCCAGATTATCTTAGCCAAGGAATCATGAAGCCGTAGTAATGATATCATGCAATATGTATTGGAGTAGATTTTATAGAAACCTTTTATTTGGGTGATCTTCTCCTTGCAATTTATTCCAGTTTCTTCTTTATAAACCTTGAAAGAATTAGCAGTTCAGAGGGTGCTCCATAGGGTAGCCACTTATCAGATGCTCTGGGTGGGGCATCCTTAGCCTAAAAAGTATGTATAGTAGAATGATGAACTGGGTAGTTTAATCCATCCTCATGTTGGATTCTTGATAGGCTAGTTATGTTTAAACTCTGTGTTGTGGTAATTAAAATATGATTTTGTGCAACTTTATTGCCTTTTAGTGTTCTttacatatgatttttatactAAAATGAGTGTATCAGAAGTTATATTTGTCTGAACAACCCTTATTCCATTGCATCCTTCATTacaatattttatcatcatattcCATTGAACCTAGAAAGATCTAGTAGTTATTATTTGAGATCATTGAGCTTCATGTTATTTGTGCATCTTTTGATGTCTACTTTGCTCTGATTACAATTGCCTTATGAGAGTTCCATTATTTTGCTTAATCCAGCTGAAATTAGTTGACAGAGTAGAGTCCAAAATCTTCTGAAGCACAATTTTTGACATGAATCTGAGACCTTCTAAAGCACAACTTCAAGTGCTTGCTGCTGCAGTTCCTGCTGTTCTGCAAATGCTGTTGGTAAAAAAAAAGTTGGGCAGATCAAAGGAAAAAAGTGCCTTTTGAAACCTACCAGTTGGTGTTACTCCCTTTCTCGGACACAGGTGTCGCACCTTCCTCCTTTGGATGGTGACACATCCCATCCCAAACTATTTCTCCACTTGTGACTCTTCACATGCCCAACCATACCCAAAAAGCCAGAAAGATCATGACTCATGGGTCATGCTATGGAAGGGGCAATGCACAGGTTGAGATTACCATGAGAGGCACAACATTGCTTCAACATTGGGAAGGAATGAGCTTAAACACTTTCACTCCACTTGTCCTTGAGAGAGCAAGAACATGATTTTGGTATCTGCTTGTGGTTCATGATCTTCTTAAAGATCATCTTGACTGAGTCAAGGTGCCAAACAGCAAGTCAGCAGCTTTAACCCTGACCTCATTAACATGGAAAACTATAGTTGGAAGGAACAAACCTGTGCAAGAAAACTTGCTTGCCTATAAAAAATGAGCACTGTACTAGTTTGACATCAATGGAAACATCATGGTTCTGCTGTACGGCACATATTCTATACCAACTAGGGAGTAGACTTTTGTTGCCTGTAGTCAGTGGTAAAGTTTGAATTGATCTGTTAGATGTAGATGAGCATATATCAGAATTGACTCTTAGGTTGAGCCTGAAAAGAACATGATTCTTGGATGACACTTAGTTATCTTATTTGACTCAACTTGATGCACACTCCACTTCCATGGAGGTCATGTCAAGCTTTTGTTATATAGTAAAAGGACTTTAGCCAAAACCTGATCAAAATGTGAGACTGGTCCAAAGAGATAACACAGATTAGTCTAAGCCTATACAAGGGAAGACAGATTCTTCACGCAAGCCTCTATGTAGCAAGTGAGAGAGCCCATCCAAGTCCCACTTGTTCATGATGTGAGAGGAAGCTTTCTGTCACTCACTACAGCCGCTGGTTTCTTCTCAGAACCCTCGGCCCACCTTCTCCACAACTGTATGGGTTTCTGACTTCTGAATTCACTGTGCTTCTGTAGCATGCATCTGTTCTTGGTTTACACTGTATCAGAGAAATTTCATCATCAACAACTTGGGGCCAATTGAAAGCTGTGAGCTTATCTATGCCAAAGTTCAGTACTGGAAAGTTAATCCAATCTCTAAGAAATAATATGTGGGTTTGGGTTTAGGGTTAGCTCTGGAATTGGATCCTTCTAGGCTAATgagcatatacacctcctcctcaatctGCTTGTTGCTCAAGTGAACATGGGCTGTCTTGCTTCATGTTTCTGATAGAATCATTTGCAGGAAATGTCATTTCCTTGCACTTAGTACTCCAGCTGCATTCTTGAATGGTACTTCCAGCTCAATAAGAGTGTTTCCTTTATAAGAAGAGTTAAACCTATTATTATTTTTGCGTTAAttatctcttcttttttttttggtttctgATTTGAATTGTTTTCAATGTCACTATGGATCTCAGTGGCCTTCACTGTGTACAACCAGGAGCTCCACCATGAAACATTCGGTCTTCAGCTTGAAATTAAGGACTGCAGGTTTCAAGGAGGCACTCCAGGGCTATTATCTCTGCCATTTTCAATTAGCCCATCAAGTTGACATAGAATAAGAAAAAGCATCAAATTCTCCACCAATGTTTCCCATTCAGGAGGGCATGTCAACACCACTTTACACAAAATAGCAAGATACTTTTGTCATTTTTTCAGTAGTAGAATAAGAAGGATTGTAGCCTCTTAGAACTGCATCTTTTACTGTCTACACAAGAATGAAAAGGCAGCAGCTTGTTGCAGGTTTAGGTGCATCAGCTCATGGAAAAGCTGAGGGCTCATATATTTACAGACCAACTCTTTTGGCTCTGCATCTTGCAAGAATTAGTGCCTTCAGATATAGTTTCTTGCAAGAATGAATGCATGAATCACTGCCACAATGTAGACTTAGTCAGTAATGAACACTAATTTGCTCCATAAACAACAGTTGTTAACTGATTCAAAGAGTACAATTAGACAACCAACAATATTGAGTTAGAGACAGTGTTTGACTAGGTATTATTCTGTGTGGGGAGGGGGATCAACTCCTCTCTGAGCTCATCAAGGATCTTCTCACAGCCACAACTAAATGTGTACTATAGTTGATTTGACAGGATGAGTTCATACATCTACCTTGGCATTACTATAGTCATAATGATCAGATAAGTCTTCCTAACAGGAGAGCTGAGTTCCCTTGTTTCACTGCCAATAATATGGCCTCAATAAGAAAGTGCATTCAAAACTAAGGTAACTGCTAAATCAGTGTCATTTGAAATCCTTGGTAACTCTCAAAGAGTTCAAATATTCAGTATATTCACTACAATCCCAAATCCATACTTTTATGTATACAAGACTCAGATATCATTCCTTCTCCATCTGCAGGAAAGATGTTCTTCACTTTGCAGAGAAGAGCCATTCTTGTTATCAGCCTCAGATCTCAGTTACCACTGGTATAAGACAATATATTAGATATCAGAGTAATTTTCCAGGCAATCATGTGATGTGAATGTGATCAGAAAACTAGCTTAACACAAGGCCAGGTCAAATATTTTGTTCTGCAGGACAAGAACTGTTCTAAGCATAACATCAATCCAAGAGCACTTGTGGGCCTCTTCGTCTCTGAAGGCCTAAAAGAATGGTAAGTTCATCATGCAGCATACTAGCTTTCATATATTGCAGAGCTATTATTACTCTGTGTGGCCAGTGCTGGGAGTCCTTATCAATAAGATCTTTTTGTCCATCATATAGATCTATTTTCCATTTTATCTGTTAGATCTGCAAATCTAAGAAAATTGCATCATCTATAGAGTTTGGGGACTGTTCATCTTGAGCAGAATGGATGGAAAGCACAATTGTCCTACTATGCTTATGCTACACCTCAAAGATAATGAGTTTACTCAAAAGTTTATAGTCATATCCTA of the Musa acuminata AAA Group cultivar baxijiao chromosome BXJ2-10, Cavendish_Baxijiao_AAA, whole genome shotgun sequence genome contains:
- the LOC104000599 gene encoding protein ETHYLENE-INSENSITIVE 3-like 1a; the protein is MGGLLMEGMVYPGGPNYVQLFPSNDEKNLCYGSLHQPSMGECIMGEGDLVDPPPEKFAEVGDEESDEDIDIEELERRMWRDRVRLKRLKEQQQNKNKEQGDAAKQWQSQEQARRKKMSRAQDGILKYMLKMMEVCKAQGFVYGIIPEKGKPVSGASDNLRGWWKEKVRFDRNGPAAIAKYQADNTIPGSNNEVVSSTVSPHSLQELQDTTLGSLLSALMQHCDPPQRRFPLEKGVAPPWWPTGREEWWPQSGIPNEQGPPPYKKPHDLKKAWKVSVLTAVIKHISPDIEKIRRLVRQSKCLQDKMTAKEIATWLAVVKQEEDMYMKLHPDTCLPPSSGSGLTGAISFNTSCGDYDVEGVDEDKSEDVILHNPPADGNTFSLSATVGNEKFVLSIPMKDETDCAFIQKRTAAEPELLLNQRIYTCDNAKCPHHDFCHGFTDRNARNSHQYLCKYQNTFPQSIGALSAENFPVNENKPPVLSTSSTAQPTPTSLGPSLNPISVSDLGIPSDGQKSINELMGFYDNNISGDKSLTLGSASVLEGSNSFQSRIQMEDTFFGQETGMGGSLFEEVGSLVQQPQFFVREDMMPFGQQFSNQPNESSGGFRFTSGLNIPAVDYSNAASQRGMLQKKHDGSNWFY